One genomic region from Epinephelus fuscoguttatus linkage group LG8, E.fuscoguttatus.final_Chr_v1 encodes:
- the plekha8 gene encoding pleckstrin homology domain-containing family A member 8: protein MEGMLHKWTNYISGWQPRWFVLDGGTLSYYDSQEDAWKGCKGSIKISVCEIQVNSSDSTRVDLTIPGEQYFYLRAINAAERQKWLVALGTAKACLTDNRTKREKELQENTEALKTKMSELRLYCDLLLQQVNKIKENDEPGDTAETGIDTGNMVKSTCTTFLKTLEECMQIANRTFGTDVATQSPPGSPPVAAIKPQKIKPVNHSNQNLGEKWRDLPETPGEPIAHDTQSIDSGAEGPDEPERPDRPEEHPSTPDIDATNGNSSVNEEEADPSSHTTQDTSETEHYDVPAEGNEENEADDQKETKHEQKHNVDQSQEHDNNNKEASTVQPQHPQEAVPDQEEAKHKDETSRDSPELEDTEQVETFFSTMSHRFSDIRLDDDNGIPTQEFLDSCYAIVPVLDKLGSTVFAPVKMDFVGNIKKIHQKLMSDPDSFPTLQSIVLHEVQTDVAQVRNSATEALLWLRRGLKFLKEFLSEVNAGEQDIQGALSNAYGKTLRQYHGWVVRGVFALALRAAPSYQNFAAALVSREGDELKDGFTSGMHRDLGVYLPAMQKQLAILDTLYEEYNLESDEVV, encoded by the exons ATGGAAGGAATGCTGCATAAATGGACCAATTACATAAGTG GTTGGCAGCCTCGTTGGTTTGTGCTTGATGGAGGAACTTTGTCTTACTATGACTCCCAAGAGGATGCCTGGAAAGGTTGCAAGGGCAGCATTAAAATTTCAGTTTGTGAAATCCAAG TTAATTCCTCTGACTCTACGCGAGTTGACCTGACCATACCAGGAGAACAGTACTTTTACCTCAGAGCCATCAATGCAGCAGAGAGGCAGAAATGGCTGGTGGCACTGGGGACAGCCAAAGCTTGCCTTACAGACAACcgaacaaagagagaaaaag AACTCCAGGAGAACACAGAGGCGCTGAAAACTAAGATGTCAGAACTCAGATTGTACTGTGACCTTCTTCTGCAACAAGTTAACAAGATCAAGGAGAATGATGAGCCAGGAGACACAGCGGAG ACGGGCATAGACACTGGAAACATGGTGAAGTCGACATGCACCACTTTCCTCAAGACTCTCGAGGAATGCATGCAGATAGCAAATCGTACTTTTGGTACAGATGTGGCAACACAGAGTCCACCAGGGTCTCCTCCAGTAGCAGCCATCAAACCTCAAAAG ATTAAGCCTGTCAATCATTCAAATCAGAACCTTGGAGAAAA ATGGAGGGATTTGCCTGAAACCCCAGGAGAACCAATTGCACATGATACCCAGAGCATTGACTCTGGAGCAGAAGGACCAGATGAGCCAGAAAGACCAGACAGACCAGAAGAACATCCTTCCACACCAG ACATTGATGCCACCAACGGCAACAGCTCAGTCAATGAGGAGGAAGCTGATCCTTCTTCACACACTACCCAGGATACCTCTGAGACAGAACACTATGACGTGCCAGCAGAAGGGAACGAGGAAAACGAAGCCGACGATCAAAAGGAGACAAAACACGAGCAGAAGCACAATGTGGACCAAAGTCAAGAgcacgacaacaacaacaaggaagCGAGCACTGTCCAGCCTCAGCACCCACAGGAAGCTGTTCCAGACCAAGAAGAGGCGAAACACAAAGACGAGACTTCCAGAGATTCACCAGAGCTGGAAGACACAGAGCAGGTGGAAACTTTCTTCAGCACAATGAGCCACAG ATTTAGTGATATAAGACTGGACGACGACAATGGTATCCCTACACAAGAGTTTTTGGACTCATGCTATGCAATAGTACCTGTATTAG ACAAGCTGGGATCCACAGTGTTTGCACCAGTTAAAATGGATTTTGTTGGAAACATCAAG AAAATTCACCAGAAGCTGATGTCCGACCCCGACAGTTTCCCCACGCTACAGTCCATCGTGTTACATGAAGTTCAGACAGATGTTGCCCAGGTGCGCAACTCAGCCACAGAGGCtctgctgtggctcagaagaGGCCTGAAGTTCCTCAAGGAGTTCCTGTCAGAGGTCAACGCAGGAGAACAGGACATCCAGGGAGCACTAA GTAATGCCTATGGAAAGACCCTTCGACAGTACCACGGCTGGGTTGTGCGAGGCGTTTTTGCT TTGGCGCTGAGAGCCGCCCCATCTTATCAAAACTTCGCCGCTGCCTTAGTGTCAAGAGAGGGCGATGAGCTGAAGGACGGCTTCACTAGCGGCATGCACAGGGACCTGGGAGTGTACCTACCTGCCATGCAGAAGCAGCTGGCCATCCTAGACACCCTGTATGAAGAATACAACCTGGAATCTGATGAAGTGGTGTGA
- the fkbp14 gene encoding peptidyl-prolyl cis-trans isomerase FKBP14, with the protein MRELLSIKMIIFSICSILPSLLVFVTGGKLPEPEVKIEVIHKPFMCHRKSKYGDMLLVHHEGFLESNGTLFYSSRKYGDKNPVWFTLGTREVLKGWDKGLQNMCTGERRKLTVPPSLAYGKEGKGKIPPMSTLIFDIELMEIRNGPRSHESFREMDLNDDWKLCREEVKAYLKKEFEKHGYSPNDTDHDVMVDDIFKNEDEDKDGFISAREFTYQHDEL; encoded by the exons ATGAGGGAGCTATTATCTatcaaaatgattattttttctatttgttCGATACTGCCCTCATTGTTAGTGTTTGTCACCGGGGGGAAACTGCCTGAGCCAGAAGTTAAAATCGAAGTCATACATAAACCTTTCATGTGTCACCGTAAGTCAAAGTATGGAGACATGCTTCTTGTTCATCACGAGGGATTCTTGGAGAGTAATGGCACCTTGTTTTATTCCAG CCGCAAATATGGGGATAAAAACCCAGTATGGTTCACTCTTGGGACTCGAGAGGTGCTCAAGGGTTGGGATAAAGGCCTGCAAAACATGTGCACGGGAGAGCGCAGGAAGCTGACAGTCCCTCCATCCCTGGCCTATGGCAAGGAAGGAAAAG GCAAGATCCCTCCAATGAGCACCCTCATTTTTGACATTGAGCTCATGGAGATCAGAAATGGTCCAAGGTCACACGAGTCTTTCCGGGAGATGGATCTGAATGATGACTGGAAGCTCTGCAGAGAGGAG GTGAAAGCATACCTGAAGAAAGAATTTGAGAAACACGGATACTCACCTAATGACACAGATCATGATGTGATGGTCGATGACATCTTCAAAAATGAGGATGAAGATAAAGATGGTTTTATATCTGCGAGGGAATTCACCTACCAACACGATGAGCTTTAA
- the chn2 gene encoding beta-chimaerin isoform X2 has protein sequence MYPEDYQPPIWKSYLYQLQQEAPRPKRITCPQEMESRPKYYGREFHGMISREYADELLAGVEGAYLIRESQRQPGTHTLALRFGHQTLNYRLFYDGKHFVGEKRFESVHDLVTDALITLYIETKAAEYIAKMTTNPIYEHLGYTSLLKDKMVHRLSRGRTEPRRVTFQRDEKITSPLVRRSALKDTPEKQCSYEKIHNFKVHTFRGPHWCEYCANFMWGLIAQGVRCSDCGLNVHKQCSKLVPSDCQPDLRRIKKVFSCDLTTLVKAHNTTRPMVVDMCIREIELRGMKSEGLYRVSGFSEHIEDVKLAFDRDGEKADISASAYADINIIAGALKLYLRDLPIPVIPFDLYPRFIQAAKIPNAESRLEAIHESLLQLPPAHYETLRYLMAHLKRVTQFEKDNLMNAENLGIVYGPTLMQPPEQNALTTLNDMRQQKLVVQLMIEHEDVLF, from the exons aCCCTGAGGATTACCAACCGCCCATATGGAAGTCCTACT TGTACCAGCTACAGCAGGAAGCCCCGAGACCAAAGAGGATCACATGTCCTCAGGAG ATGGAGAGCAGACCCAAATACTACGGCAGAGA GTTTCATGGCATGATCTCTCGAGAATATGCAGATGAGCTTCTGGCAGGAGTGGAGGGTGCTTACCTCATCAGGGAGAGCCAAAGACAGCCAGGGACACACACCTTGGCCTTAAG GTTTGGGCACCAGACCCTCAACTACAGATTGTTTTATGATGGGAAGCACTTTGTCGGGGAGAAGAGGTTCGAGTCCGTCCATGACCTTGTGACAGACGCCCTCATCACTCTCTACATTGAGACCAAGGCAGCGGAGTACATTGCCAAAATGACCACGAACCCCATCTACGAGCATCTCGGTTACACCTCGTTGCTCAAGGACAAGATGGTGCACAGGCTGAGCCGCGGACGCACGGAACCACGCAGGGTCACCTTCCAGAGAGATGAAAAG ATCACCTCCCCTCTGGTGCGACGGAGTGCCTTGAAAGATACACCAGAGAAGCAGTGCTCCTATGAGAAGATACACAACTTCAAG GTACACACCTTTCGAGGGCCGCACTGGTGCGAGTACTGTGCCAACTTCATGTGGGGCCTCATCGCCCAGGGTGTCCGCTGCTCAG ATTGCGGGCTGAATGTACACAAACAGTGCTCCAAACTGGTTCCCAGCGACTGCCAGCCGGACCTGCGCAGGATAAAGAAAGTGTTCAGCTGTGACCTCACCACACTAGTCAAAGCTCATAACACAACACGACCCATGGTGGTGGACATGTGTATTCGAGAGATAGAGCTGAGAG GTATGAAATCTGAAGGTCTCTACAGAGTATCTGGCTTCTCAGAGCACATAGAGGATGTGAAGCTCGCCTTTGACCGAG ATGGTGAAAAGGCCGATATCAGTGCCAGTGCCTATGCAGACATTAACATCATTGCTGGTGCTTTGAAGCTCTATTTAAGAGACCTTCCCATTCCAGTCATTCCGTTTGACTTGTACCCCAGATTTATTCAAGCTGCAA AAATTCCAAATGCTGAATCCAGACTAGAGGCCATCCACGAGAGCTTACTGCAACTCCCGCCAGCCCACTATGAGACCCTGCGTTACCTGATGGCTCACTTGAAGAG GGTGACACAGTTTGAAAAGGACAATTTAATGAATGCTGAGAACCTGGGAATTGTCTATGGTCCAACGCTTATGCAGCCACCAGAGCAGAACGCTTTGACAACCCTGAATGACATGAGGCAGCAGAAACTGGTGGTGCAGCTTATGATAGAGCATGAAGATGTCTTATTCTAA
- the chn2 gene encoding beta-chimaerin isoform X3, whose amino-acid sequence MQSQPRAACHQSPSWVRGEWSVTAASALGCCRQRLLHSTHVSPPHLSPEEMESLWEPEQASMEAEENRGGELITHKTKRQERKHQELLALALGVKVHTFRGPHWCEYCANFMWGLIAQGVRCSDCGLNVHKQCSKLVPSDCQPDLRRIKKVFSCDLTTLVKAHNTTRPMVVDMCIREIELRGMKSEGLYRVSGFSEHIEDVKLAFDRDGEKADISASAYADINIIAGALKLYLRDLPIPVIPFDLYPRFIQAAKIPNAESRLEAIHESLLQLPPAHYETLRYLMAHLKRVTQFEKDNLMNAENLGIVYGPTLMQPPEQNALTTLNDMRQQKLVVQLMIEHEDVLF is encoded by the exons ATGCAGAGTCAACCCCGTGCTGCCTGTCATCAGTCGCCCTCCTGGGTCAGAGGGGAGTGGAGTGTAACCGCCGCCTCTGCGCTGGGCTGTTGTCGGCAGCGTTTGCTGCACAGCACCCACGTCTCTCCCCCACATCTTTCCCCAGAGGAGATGGAGAGTCTGTGGGAACCCGAGCAGGCGAGCATGGAGgctgaagaaaacagaggaggggAGCTGATTACTCACAAGACTAAAAGACAAGAGAGGAAGCATCAGGAGCTCCTGGCTTTGGCTCTGGGAGTCA AGGTACACACCTTTCGAGGGCCGCACTGGTGCGAGTACTGTGCCAACTTCATGTGGGGCCTCATCGCCCAGGGTGTCCGCTGCTCAG ATTGCGGGCTGAATGTACACAAACAGTGCTCCAAACTGGTTCCCAGCGACTGCCAGCCGGACCTGCGCAGGATAAAGAAAGTGTTCAGCTGTGACCTCACCACACTAGTCAAAGCTCATAACACAACACGACCCATGGTGGTGGACATGTGTATTCGAGAGATAGAGCTGAGAG GTATGAAATCTGAAGGTCTCTACAGAGTATCTGGCTTCTCAGAGCACATAGAGGATGTGAAGCTCGCCTTTGACCGAG ATGGTGAAAAGGCCGATATCAGTGCCAGTGCCTATGCAGACATTAACATCATTGCTGGTGCTTTGAAGCTCTATTTAAGAGACCTTCCCATTCCAGTCATTCCGTTTGACTTGTACCCCAGATTTATTCAAGCTGCAA AAATTCCAAATGCTGAATCCAGACTAGAGGCCATCCACGAGAGCTTACTGCAACTCCCGCCAGCCCACTATGAGACCCTGCGTTACCTGATGGCTCACTTGAAGAG GGTGACACAGTTTGAAAAGGACAATTTAATGAATGCTGAGAACCTGGGAATTGTCTATGGTCCAACGCTTATGCAGCCACCAGAGCAGAACGCTTTGACAACCCTGAATGACATGAGGCAGCAGAAACTGGTGGTGCAGCTTATGATAGAGCATGAAGATGTCTTATTCTAA
- the chn2 gene encoding beta-chimaerin isoform X1 has translation MAASSNSSLSGSSVSSDPEDYQPPIWKSYLYQLQQEAPRPKRITCPQEMESRPKYYGREFHGMISREYADELLAGVEGAYLIRESQRQPGTHTLALRFGHQTLNYRLFYDGKHFVGEKRFESVHDLVTDALITLYIETKAAEYIAKMTTNPIYEHLGYTSLLKDKMVHRLSRGRTEPRRVTFQRDEKITSPLVRRSALKDTPEKQCSYEKIHNFKVHTFRGPHWCEYCANFMWGLIAQGVRCSDCGLNVHKQCSKLVPSDCQPDLRRIKKVFSCDLTTLVKAHNTTRPMVVDMCIREIELRGMKSEGLYRVSGFSEHIEDVKLAFDRDGEKADISASAYADINIIAGALKLYLRDLPIPVIPFDLYPRFIQAAKIPNAESRLEAIHESLLQLPPAHYETLRYLMAHLKRVTQFEKDNLMNAENLGIVYGPTLMQPPEQNALTTLNDMRQQKLVVQLMIEHEDVLF, from the exons aCCCTGAGGATTACCAACCGCCCATATGGAAGTCCTACT TGTACCAGCTACAGCAGGAAGCCCCGAGACCAAAGAGGATCACATGTCCTCAGGAG ATGGAGAGCAGACCCAAATACTACGGCAGAGA GTTTCATGGCATGATCTCTCGAGAATATGCAGATGAGCTTCTGGCAGGAGTGGAGGGTGCTTACCTCATCAGGGAGAGCCAAAGACAGCCAGGGACACACACCTTGGCCTTAAG GTTTGGGCACCAGACCCTCAACTACAGATTGTTTTATGATGGGAAGCACTTTGTCGGGGAGAAGAGGTTCGAGTCCGTCCATGACCTTGTGACAGACGCCCTCATCACTCTCTACATTGAGACCAAGGCAGCGGAGTACATTGCCAAAATGACCACGAACCCCATCTACGAGCATCTCGGTTACACCTCGTTGCTCAAGGACAAGATGGTGCACAGGCTGAGCCGCGGACGCACGGAACCACGCAGGGTCACCTTCCAGAGAGATGAAAAG ATCACCTCCCCTCTGGTGCGACGGAGTGCCTTGAAAGATACACCAGAGAAGCAGTGCTCCTATGAGAAGATACACAACTTCAAG GTACACACCTTTCGAGGGCCGCACTGGTGCGAGTACTGTGCCAACTTCATGTGGGGCCTCATCGCCCAGGGTGTCCGCTGCTCAG ATTGCGGGCTGAATGTACACAAACAGTGCTCCAAACTGGTTCCCAGCGACTGCCAGCCGGACCTGCGCAGGATAAAGAAAGTGTTCAGCTGTGACCTCACCACACTAGTCAAAGCTCATAACACAACACGACCCATGGTGGTGGACATGTGTATTCGAGAGATAGAGCTGAGAG GTATGAAATCTGAAGGTCTCTACAGAGTATCTGGCTTCTCAGAGCACATAGAGGATGTGAAGCTCGCCTTTGACCGAG ATGGTGAAAAGGCCGATATCAGTGCCAGTGCCTATGCAGACATTAACATCATTGCTGGTGCTTTGAAGCTCTATTTAAGAGACCTTCCCATTCCAGTCATTCCGTTTGACTTGTACCCCAGATTTATTCAAGCTGCAA AAATTCCAAATGCTGAATCCAGACTAGAGGCCATCCACGAGAGCTTACTGCAACTCCCGCCAGCCCACTATGAGACCCTGCGTTACCTGATGGCTCACTTGAAGAG GGTGACACAGTTTGAAAAGGACAATTTAATGAATGCTGAGAACCTGGGAATTGTCTATGGTCCAACGCTTATGCAGCCACCAGAGCAGAACGCTTTGACAACCCTGAATGACATGAGGCAGCAGAAACTGGTGGTGCAGCTTATGATAGAGCATGAAGATGTCTTATTCTAA